Genomic DNA from Theobroma cacao cultivar B97-61/B2 chromosome 3, Criollo_cocoa_genome_V2, whole genome shotgun sequence:
AACTTTAACTCcaataagaaaaggaaaaagaaaactacAGCCACTTAACTCTGTAACTACGTAACCTCGCCCTTGCCCAACAGGCAAAGCTCCAAAGAAGTTCGAAGCAAACGATAAATGTAGGGAGCATTGCTGAATTAAGCTCCGAATTTGGGAACTTTGGCAGCAGACATTTGAGACAAAAAATGCTCTGCTACAATCCGCCGTTGGATTTTCCCAGTAGCAGTTTTTGGCAAGGAATCAGTGATGAAAACCTTCTTGGGGACTTTGAAACTTGCAAGGTTCTTCTTGCAATATTGCGAAATTTCAGCCTCCTCCAAGTTTACTCCTTCCCTTGGGATCACTGCACAATTTATCTACATTTGAAAGAAACAGAGAGAAATGTTAGACATTAAGACAAACAGCTAATAATTCAATATCACAACCATAAATGTTTTTCTACACAGCGTTTTGGCACACGAGAGAGATGATTTCTTACCTCTTCGCCATATTTCTCATCTGGGACACCAAAGGCAACTGCTTGTGCAACATTAGGATGAGACAATAGCACTGCATCCACTTCAATTGGTGATATTTTCTCACCTGAACATTATCAGACCAAACATCACATTAACATTCTGACATACATTTGTTAAGACGATGTTTTAAGGACTATGCACGCATTTAATGTAACAATCGATTCTAAATATAGAAACGTTTATGTAATGCATGATTAGAATGGTCAGCACAAAATGCATACCTCCACGATTGATGAGCTCCTTGATCCGACCCACGAGATGCAAGTATCCATCGGAATCGAAAAACCCGATATCCCCAGTGTGGAACCAACCAAATAGAAAAGCTGATTTATTAGCCTCAGGATTGTTCTTATAACCCTTTGTCACATTCAATCCCCTAATGCAAACCTCCCCATTAGCATTAGGTGGCTGAATTTCCCCTTGTTCATTCAAAATAGCCATTTCTTGCCCAACCGGCTTCCCAACAGAGCCGGCCTTGTGCGGGCCACATTCGGGTAACGGGTTTGAAGCCATGAGATGAGATGCCTCCGTCATGGCGTAAGCCTCTAGCACTGGTGCGTCAAATGCCGCCTCTAGCCGAGCCAATACACTAGGCGCCAACGATGCGCTGCAGCTCCTAATAAACCTCAGCTTGGGGTAAGCCGGCTCGGGCTTGCTCTCGTGGCGATCCAATATGATCTGGTGTATCGTGGGGACAGCAGTGTACCACGTGGCATTATACTTAATCACGTCCGTCCAAAATGTAGAAGCCGAGAATCTCCCAGCGGCTGGGAGAGCCACGGCGGCTCCGGAAATGAGTGAACTCAGTAAGCCAGCTAACAAGCCATGCACGTGGAATAACGGGAGGACAATGACGGTCGAGTCAGACTCAGTGAGTTTATAAACCGATTTAATGTTCAAAGTAGAGGTGGCTAGATTGAGCTGAGTCAGAGGGACACCCTTGGGGCGGCTGGTGGTCCCGGAAGTGTGGAGAAAAAGTGAGACGTCAGCAGGGTCGTTAACTAGTTGGTGGACTGAGTCAAGATGTGAATCGGGGTTCGAGGAGAGAGCTACTTTAGAATTTTCGTCTTGGAGAGTGGCGGACACGTGGGGGATGTTGAGCTTGGAAGCGGCAGCTTGAGCCGACTTGATGCCTTGGGCTGGGACTAACAAAAGTTTGGATTGTGAGTCAGAAAGGTAGAACTCGAATTCTTCCGTGGTGTAAGCCGAGTTTAACGGCGCCGCAGTCGCTCGACAGCGAATTACAGCCAAGAACATTATCACAAACtgtaaaaaaacaaaaaaaaataaaataaaagaattgttatttatttaataacaattaaacaaGACAGCTCCCAGGCGATGTTTGGCAGCTTTGTAAATTGTGACGgaagcaaacaagaaaaaactCATCAccccaaaataaaaaacatatcaaattttaatttttctaaccTAATGCTCATAGACAATgacattttataaattttgacgaaaaaaaagttcaacatAAAGACGGAGACATTTTGTTAACTTTTACAAGTTCCTAAAATCTATGGAGAAAAAGCCTTGGCTTTTTGTTTGGTTACAGAGGAATGGGAGGGAAATTGAAggaaaattatgtttttactttatttttgataatttcttctctctattttctcatcaaaataaatagaaTCTAATGTTTTAGACAAGATTTGATTGATGAAACGTAAAAAAATACAAACCTCGACGGTGTTCGGGAAAGAAAGAGCGACGACATCGCCGGGCTTGATGCCGGAGGCGATGAGGAGAGAGGCGGCGTGATCGATGAGTTGTTGCAATTGAGCATGTGTCAAATCGAATTTACCGGAAACGGATAAAGCTCTCCTGCTCGGGAACTCCGTCGCAGCCTTCTTCATTAACCCTGTCAAAGTTACACTCTCCATTTTCTCAACAACCGAATGAACAAAATGaaatcaaaagaattttttttttcgta
This window encodes:
- the LOC18606505 gene encoding oxalate--CoA ligase, producing MESVTLTGLMKKAATEFPSRRALSVSGKFDLTHAQLQQLIDHAASLLIASGIKPGDVVALSFPNTVEFVIMFLAVIRCRATAAPLNSAYTTEEFEFYLSDSQSKLLLVPAQGIKSAQAAASKLNIPHVSATLQDENSKVALSSNPDSHLDSVHQLVNDPADVSLFLHTSGTTSRPKGVPLTQLNLATSTLNIKSVYKLTESDSTVIVLPLFHVHGLLAGLLSSLISGAAVALPAAGRFSASTFWTDVIKYNATWYTAVPTIHQIILDRHESKPEPAYPKLRFIRSCSASLAPSVLARLEAAFDAPVLEAYAMTEASHLMASNPLPECGPHKAGSVGKPVGQEMAILNEQGEIQPPNANGEVCIRGLNVTKGYKNNPEANKSAFLFGWFHTGDIGFFDSDGYLHLVGRIKELINRGGEKISPIEVDAVLLSHPNVAQAVAFGVPDEKYGEEINCAVIPREGVNLEEAEISQYCKKNLASFKVPKKVFITDSLPKTATGKIQRRIVAEHFLSQMSAAKVPKFGA